A genomic segment from Frateuria edaphi encodes:
- a CDS encoding sialidase family protein: MRRLLLLLLCLAVAPVVAHEHMAMSKEPPLGASAAFDTQGRLWVVDAADGHVRLRHSDDLGKTFSAPMPVNATPEPIYAEGENRPKLAFGPDGEIYVSWSQPRAKPWTGFVRFARSLDGGTHFSIPITVHRDRAEITHRFDALAVDGKGRVVIAWIDKRDQAAAEAAGKPYLGAAVYYAWSGDRGASFVPERKLAAHSCECCRIALSKTPNGEVVAFFRAIYGDNIRDHAYATLRTDGGPAQAERATFSGWHIAGCPHHGPGLAIGSDGTRHAVWYEASGKPTIWYGQLQPGQRAAHAQAIAGAGASHADVAVHDASVWIAWNQVDAQGEALMLRRSDDGGLHFGPPHALANSTAAVGSPQLLQHDGRAYVAWNTAAGFRLLPAGDTP, translated from the coding sequence CTGCTGCTTTGCCTTGCCGTCGCGCCGGTCGTTGCGCACGAGCACATGGCCATGTCCAAGGAGCCGCCGCTCGGCGCCAGCGCCGCATTCGACACGCAGGGCCGGCTATGGGTGGTCGATGCGGCCGACGGCCACGTGCGCCTGCGCCATTCGGACGACCTGGGCAAGACCTTCAGCGCGCCGATGCCGGTCAACGCGACGCCCGAGCCGATCTACGCCGAAGGCGAGAACCGGCCCAAGCTGGCGTTCGGCCCTGATGGCGAAATCTACGTGAGCTGGTCGCAGCCGCGCGCGAAACCGTGGACCGGCTTCGTGCGCTTCGCCCGCTCGCTGGATGGCGGCACGCATTTCTCCATCCCCATCACCGTGCACCGCGACCGCGCCGAGATCACCCATCGCTTCGATGCGCTGGCGGTCGACGGCAAGGGACGCGTCGTAATCGCCTGGATCGACAAGCGTGACCAGGCCGCGGCCGAGGCGGCGGGCAAGCCGTACCTGGGCGCCGCGGTGTACTACGCCTGGTCCGGCGACCGCGGTGCAAGCTTCGTACCCGAACGCAAGCTCGCCGCACACAGCTGCGAGTGCTGCCGCATCGCGCTTTCGAAGACACCGAACGGTGAAGTCGTCGCGTTCTTCCGCGCCATCTACGGCGACAACATCCGCGATCACGCCTATGCCACGCTGCGTACGGACGGCGGCCCAGCCCAAGCCGAACGCGCCACCTTCAGCGGCTGGCACATCGCCGGCTGCCCGCACCACGGCCCCGGCCTGGCGATCGGCAGCGACGGCACACGCCACGCGGTCTGGTACGAGGCCAGCGGCAAGCCGACGATCTGGTACGGCCAGTTGCAGCCGGGCCAGCGTGCGGCGCACGCGCAGGCGATCGCCGGCGCAGGCGCGAGCCATGCCGACGTCGCCGTGCACGACGCCTCCGTGTGGATCGCATGGAACCAGGTCGACGCACAGGGGGAAGCGCTGATGCTGCGACGCTCGGATGACGGCGGCCTGCACTTCGGCCCGCCGCACGCGCTGGCGAACAGCACCGCGGCAGTCGGCTCGCCACAGTTGCTGCAGCACGACGGCCGCGCCTACGTCGCCTGGAATACCGCAGCGGGCTTCCGCCTGCTGCCCGCGGGAGACACGCCGTGA
- a CDS encoding endonuclease domain-containing protein, with product MEHISAAIARLARTQTAYESDPEEALGERLRDSLAPGVQLTTQVWVDTEAGPFRLDLLLTRPGRRVAIEVDGQHHDLGRDRWRTVFIVSAGKADVVYRVPAVFVYSNLIGVLAGLARVEPQCFKREQRDRWCEVAQARWEQSDSESSNEIPDDCEGSGEDSWSPKEGWRFSSRAFAMNFRGDIYECSARGLEPYLDFVRTTGLRDVDLLKQAWERRYRAHAPSHADTFADPLSW from the coding sequence ATGGAACACATCAGCGCTGCTATCGCACGGCTAGCTCGGACCCAGACGGCATATGAAAGCGACCCTGAAGAAGCATTGGGTGAGCGCTTGCGCGATTCATTGGCCCCGGGGGTTCAACTCACTACGCAAGTCTGGGTTGATACGGAAGCGGGCCCGTTCCGGCTCGATCTTCTACTGACCAGGCCGGGACGGCGGGTCGCCATCGAAGTGGACGGACAGCATCACGACTTGGGCAGGGATCGGTGGCGAACGGTGTTCATCGTCTCTGCCGGAAAGGCTGACGTGGTCTACCGAGTCCCGGCAGTGTTTGTTTACAGCAACCTCATCGGTGTCTTGGCTGGCCTTGCCCGCGTTGAGCCCCAGTGCTTCAAGCGAGAGCAGCGGGATCGGTGGTGTGAGGTGGCGCAAGCCAGATGGGAGCAGTCGGACAGCGAGAGCTCTAATGAGATCCCTGATGATTGTGAGGGCAGCGGCGAGGATAGTTGGTCACCCAAAGAAGGCTGGCGGTTCTCGTCCCGGGCGTTTGCGATGAACTTTCGCGGCGACATCTATGAGTGCTCGGCGCGCGGCCTTGAGCCTTACCTCGATTTTGTGCGAACCACTGGGTTGCGTGATGTGGACCTGTTGAAGCAAGCATGGGAACGACGTTACCGAGCCCACGCCCCAAGCCACGCAGACACCTTCGCCGATCCGCTTTCGTGGTAA
- a CDS encoding helix-turn-helix domain-containing protein codes for MAVDRLSERAQKSLYRPENQAFLATLRAVRTRAGLTQKDLGDLLGRSQNYVTAAERGAVRLDGLQIRDWCKACGTDLVAWAREVEKTLRTGKAPP; via the coding sequence ATGGCTGTCGACCGGCTGTCGGAACGAGCACAGAAGTCCCTGTATCGACCGGAGAACCAAGCGTTCTTGGCGACTCTGCGTGCTGTGAGAACGCGGGCAGGGCTCACGCAAAAAGACCTGGGCGATCTATTGGGAAGGTCGCAGAACTACGTCACCGCGGCCGAGCGAGGTGCGGTCAGGCTAGATGGGCTGCAGATCCGGGATTGGTGCAAAGCTTGTGGCACGGACCTGGTCGCTTGGGCTCGAGAGGTCGAAAAGACCTTGCGCACCGGCAAAGCCCCGCCATGA